The following proteins are encoded in a genomic region of Sphingobium sp. WTD-1:
- a CDS encoding four-helix bundle copper-binding protein: protein MHQIDPEMKACMDACHECHITCLHMAMNHCLEAGGRHAEPQHMKLMLDCAQICSVAIDFMARKSEHHRHICRECAEICRACASSCEGLDGMEDCVAACRKCADACDKMAA, encoded by the coding sequence ATGCATCAGATCGATCCCGAGATGAAGGCGTGCATGGACGCCTGCCATGAATGCCACATCACCTGCCTTCACATGGCGATGAATCACTGCCTGGAGGCGGGCGGGCGACACGCCGAGCCGCAGCACATGAAGCTGATGCTGGACTGTGCTCAGATTTGCAGTGTCGCGATCGACTTCATGGCGCGCAAGTCCGAGCACCACCGGCATATCTGCCGCGAGTGCGCCGAGATTTGCCGGGCGTGCGCGTCGAGCTGCGAAGGGCTGGACGGCATGGAGGATTGCGTCGCCGCGTGTCGCAAGTGCGCCGACGCTTGCGACAAGATGGCCGCGTAA
- the mobQ gene encoding MobQ family relaxase, with protein MKTVSRSAGRSATAAAAYRAAVEIADERTGLVHDYSRKSGVEHREIVLPNGAPEWAADRAALWNAAEQAETRKNSTVAREYEIALPAELPAQERRELAMAFAREISERHGVAVDVAIHAPGREGDQRNHHAHLLTTTRRLGPEGLGEKTRELDQRQSGEVDRWRERWAELQNRALERAGITERVDHRSMKERGQEPVPELTREQYQIERQAKAKAERTGEPYEPVTEAGKQRQAVEERRGLTAYIERGQEWLKNASQKVAQLGKTMAEAMTKTLARDMAEKAQREREERERREREEKEREREWKRERWRDRDRGMER; from the coding sequence GTGAAGACGGTCAGCCGGTCCGCCGGTCGCAGCGCGACCGCGGCGGCGGCTTACCGTGCGGCTGTCGAAATCGCGGACGAGCGGACCGGCCTCGTCCACGATTACAGCCGCAAGAGCGGGGTCGAGCACCGCGAAATCGTCCTGCCGAACGGCGCGCCAGAGTGGGCCGCCGACCGGGCGGCCCTCTGGAACGCAGCCGAGCAGGCCGAGACGCGGAAGAACTCGACCGTGGCCCGCGAATACGAGATCGCGCTGCCTGCCGAGCTGCCGGCACAAGAGCGCCGCGAGCTCGCCATGGCGTTCGCCCGCGAGATCAGCGAACGGCATGGGGTCGCGGTCGATGTGGCGATCCACGCCCCGGGCCGCGAAGGCGACCAGCGGAACCATCACGCGCACCTGCTGACAACCACGCGCCGCCTTGGCCCCGAGGGGCTAGGGGAGAAGACCCGCGAACTGGACCAGCGGCAGAGCGGTGAGGTCGATCGCTGGCGCGAGCGGTGGGCCGAGTTGCAGAATCGAGCGCTTGAGCGGGCAGGCATCACCGAGCGCGTCGATCATCGGTCGATGAAGGAACGCGGGCAGGAGCCGGTGCCGGAACTGACGCGGGAGCAATACCAGATCGAGCGGCAGGCGAAGGCGAAAGCCGAGCGCACCGGCGAGCCTTACGAGCCGGTCACAGAAGCGGGGAAGCAGCGGCAGGCCGTCGAGGAACGCCGCGGCCTGACCGCCTACATCGAGCGCGGGCAGGAATGGCTCAAGAACGCCAGCCAGAAGGTCGCCCAGCTAGGGAAGACCATGGCCGAGGCGATGACCAAGACGCTCGCCCGCGACATGGCCGAGAAGGCTCAGAGAGAGCGGGAAGAGCGCGAACGCAGAGAGCGCGAGGAGAAGGAACGCGAGCGCGAATGGAAGCGCGAGCGGTGGCGCGACCGTGACAGAGGCATGGAACGCTAG